Proteins encoded within one genomic window of Bacillus thuringiensis:
- the ycaC gene encoding isochorismate family cysteine hydrolase YcaC, translated as MTDLYSRINKDDAVVLLVDHQTGLMSGLVRDYGVDEFKNNVLALAHTAKFFDLPVILTTSFENGPNGPLMQELVDLFPHAPKIARPGQINAWDNDDFVKAIEETGKKQLIIAGVVTDVCVAFPALSAIKAGYEVFAVTDASGTFSKQVADAANTRMAHSGVQLMNWFSVACELQRDWRNDVEGFGNLLASNLPGYQNIIGSYRGAQRDLSKQNA; from the coding sequence ATGACTGATCTCTATTCTCGTATTAACAAAGATGATGCTGTCGTTCTTTTAGTAGATCATCAAACTGGTCTTATGTCCGGACTAGTACGTGACTATGGTGTTGATGAATTCAAGAACAATGTTTTAGCTCTTGCTCATACTGCTAAGTTTTTTGATTTACCAGTTATTTTAACAACAAGTTTTGAAAACGGGCCTAACGGACCTTTAATGCAAGAATTGGTTGATCTCTTTCCTCATGCACCAAAAATAGCTCGACCTGGACAAATTAACGCATGGGATAATGATGATTTTGTAAAAGCAATCGAAGAAACTGGAAAAAAGCAACTTATCATCGCGGGCGTAGTTACGGACGTTTGTGTTGCTTTCCCGGCACTTTCCGCTATAAAAGCTGGATATGAAGTATTTGCTGTTACTGATGCTTCAGGAACTTTCAGTAAACAAGTTGCAGATGCTGCCAATACTCGTATGGCACATAGTGGCGTGCAACTTATGAACTGGTTTAGCGTAGCTTGCGAATTACAACGCGATTGGCGCAACGATGTCGAAGGTTTTGGCAATTTGCTTGCTAGCAATCTTCCAGGTTATCAAAATATAATTGGAAGCTATAGGGGAGCTCAGCGAGATCTTAGTAAACAAAATGCATAA